The following coding sequences lie in one Myxococcales bacterium genomic window:
- a CDS encoding sigma 54-dependent Fis family transcriptional regulator: protein MPSIATSPLSLGEARVEVRTLAVEVLTGPDQGMRAEADTEQMTIGSAAGNILILTDPTVSRYHLELRRADGGIVVDDLESTNGTFVGGVQIERGVIPPATQLRVGRTTLRVFDGAGSTVEVHAGDRLSDLLGATPSMRRLMAQVTRVATVQVPVLLIGESGTGKELVASALHEHGPRKDAPFVVVDCGALAPGIVMSELFGHERGAFTGADRTHIGAFERANGGTLFLDEVGELPPELQPQLLGALERRKFRRVGGQKEISVDVRVVAATNRDLRAEVNAGTFRLDLYHRLAVVEVRLPPLRERAEDIPLLCQHFLQECGHVGPAEAVFSKEALAVLATHRWPGNVRELRNWVEATLAMGESPELFGSAAPNTRQISDDEAHLALPYKDARNVVLERFEQRYLSRLVAKCGGNVSEAARRAKMDRSYLIKLLARHRLKSQSETPDADGEG from the coding sequence GTGCCCTCGATCGCAACGTCTCCACTTTCGCTGGGAGAAGCTCGGGTCGAAGTTCGCACCTTGGCGGTCGAGGTTCTCACTGGGCCCGACCAAGGCATGCGCGCGGAGGCCGACACCGAACAGATGACGATCGGCTCTGCGGCCGGAAACATCCTGATCCTCACCGACCCGACCGTGTCCCGGTACCACCTCGAGCTCAGGCGAGCGGACGGCGGCATCGTCGTCGACGATCTCGAATCGACGAACGGAACCTTCGTTGGTGGAGTGCAGATCGAACGCGGCGTCATCCCACCCGCAACCCAGCTGCGGGTGGGCCGCACGACACTTCGGGTGTTCGACGGGGCGGGCTCGACCGTCGAGGTGCACGCTGGCGATCGACTGTCGGATCTCTTGGGCGCGACCCCGTCGATGCGGCGGCTGATGGCGCAGGTCACTCGGGTTGCGACCGTGCAGGTGCCGGTGCTCCTGATCGGCGAGTCCGGGACGGGCAAGGAGCTCGTGGCAAGTGCCCTTCACGAGCACGGTCCGCGCAAGGACGCACCCTTCGTGGTCGTCGACTGCGGCGCCCTCGCGCCCGGCATCGTGATGAGTGAGCTGTTCGGTCACGAGCGCGGTGCGTTCACCGGAGCAGACCGCACCCATATTGGAGCCTTCGAGCGGGCGAACGGCGGCACGCTCTTTCTCGACGAAGTCGGGGAGCTGCCGCCGGAGCTGCAGCCCCAGCTGCTCGGGGCGCTGGAGCGCCGAAAATTCCGCCGTGTCGGCGGGCAAAAGGAGATCAGCGTCGACGTCCGTGTCGTGGCCGCGACCAACCGCGACCTGCGCGCGGAGGTCAACGCCGGCACCTTCCGCCTCGACCTCTATCACCGGCTGGCGGTGGTCGAGGTTCGTTTGCCACCGCTGCGCGAGCGTGCCGAGGACATCCCGCTCTTGTGCCAGCACTTCTTGCAGGAGTGCGGCCACGTCGGTCCGGCGGAGGCGGTCTTCAGCAAGGAAGCGCTGGCGGTGCTCGCGACACATCGTTGGCCCGGCAACGTACGCGAGCTGAGGAACTGGGTCGAGGCGACCCTCGCAATGGGTGAGTCCCCGGAGCTGTTTGGCAGTGCGGCACCGAACACGCGGCAAATCTCCGACGACGAAGCCCACCTCGCCTTGCCGTACAAGGATGCCCGCAACGTGGTGCTCGAGCGCTTCGAGCAGCGTTACCTCTCGCGGCTGGTCGCAAAGTGCGGCGGCAACGTGAGTGAGGCCGCACGGCGCGCGAAGATGGACCGCAGCTATCTGATCAAGCTGCTGGCGCGCCATCGACTCAAAAGCCAATCCGAAACCCCCGACGCCGACGGCGAGGGCTGA